The DNA segment cgccgacgccggcgagagccgccgcagacgccgctgccgctgccgctgccgccgccgccaggcccggcttccctccctcccttcgccGGCGccagcctccgcctccctccccgcgcacCGATgcagatgccgccgccgccgtctccgtcgcCAGGCCGGGCTCCCCTTCCTTCCCGCGCTGCACGccagcctccgcctccctccctgctgcgcgcgtcgacgccgccgctgcaacTCGCttgcaggagagagagagagacatggAGAGACATCTGGATAGGGTTAGAGATGGGTATGGTTTCTAAGGATATTTTGGgcattataaattttaattatatttcattcttttttttaaatcaaatcTTAACGGTGTTAAGAATACAGGGTCAGACGaaggtttgtttttttgaaaagcagggtcaaataagcaaactaaaaaaaatagagtcaaattggtagttagactttaaaacagggtcaaataatCAATTGTCccattaattaaatattaaatactacctctgtcctccgtcctaaaataagtgtagtcgTGGGGAACTGTGTCAGACGTtcgaccgttcgtcttatttaaaaatttataaaaaatttgaaaaaaaattagtcacacataaaataccgttcatgttttatcatctaataacaacaaaaatactaatcataaaaaaatttcaaataagacgaacggtcaaaagtTAAACATAAACAGTacaaaactgtacttattttgggacggagggagtattatacacttaaaaataaatttatttatatttttaaaataacttttatatagaaaatttttgaaaacatgctaacgaaaaaaaattgaagtttaAAGTTGAAGAAAATTTAAGTTTAGAGTTGAAGAAAATAACCAGGCCTAGAAACGGAGACGACAACAAATTCCACGGATAACGACAAGTTAAGCATATGCGTTACAGGCGAAGCATCTACTGCTAACGTACAAGGTGAGCTTTTACATGATTAGTCATCTCGTGAGCTTAAATAAATTACAGCTAAACACATGACATGGAGTAACCGAGTAACTACATATACATGGGTAAAGAAAAGATTCATTAGGACAGGATTGGTCTGTGCATCCTCCTGACATTTTGACTGGCTGTTGCCACATATCCTCTTTACGGGCGTACCCGGACCCACTCGTACCGGCCATCCATCGGAGCGTCCTTGACGATGTCATAGTTGTACCTTTAACACAGCCAAAAGATACAAACGTTATTACTACAACACGGGTTATTGTTGCCCTGGCAGCATTTTGAACACTACTAACTACTCCTCCACTAATAGTACTTCACATTTGGCAAAACAGGAAAAAAGaaccaatttatttttcaaaattgtgGGGCAGTGGTGGCATGAAAACTCTACAGCATGTCCCAGTTGGAGAACATCAGCACAGGCTGAACCAGCtggatttttttaagaaaagagaAGTCCACTTGGAGTTGAGAAGCCAGGATTACGATGGAGAAAAGGTATTGTTGTTCGAGCTATCCCATGATCTCTAGAGCTCCAAGTATTTTAGAGACCTGATCAGGATGCCAAGACTCCAAGCTGTGCAGTAACTTTGTTAGGTTCTACACTAGCAGCTGAGCAGCATTCCTTCCAAAAAAGCAGAACTCCATTTGGCAGAATagaataaggctgtgtttagttccacgttaaaattaaaagtttaaaaaaattaaaacgatgtaatggaaaagttaaaaatttatgtgtgtaagaaaatttgatgtgacggaaaagttgaaagtttgaaaaaaaaaaagttcaggaTCTAAACGGTGCCTAAGCATACAAAGAGCAAGAGAAAAATACAGAGGAAACCACAAGCCCAGAGGCATGTACAGTAACCCCATTTGGCGTTTTTACTGTCTGCGAGTGCAACAACACCACACTGACAAGCTGCACTTCGCGAGCttcagcagcagcggaaaattTTACAGGCCCACTGCCGTGCCGATGCTGCGAGTGCAAGGGCTATAGCTATATAAATCCCCGAGAAAACCAAACCTTACGGTCACAGAAAGGCCACAGCTCGCTCGCGCTGAGACGATGTCACCGTGCGATGCTGCCGTAATGTACTTAGTACTCACTTGGCCGCGAAGCGCCGCGCCACGCTGctctccgccgcggcgaggaaggcctccacctcctcctccggcggcgacctcccCTTCTTCGCCTTCCTGGGCCTGCAGTGCACGCACGCGCGTGACGTGATAACATgtcaggaagaggaagaagggacGACGGGAAAGAGTGAGAGAGGCGCACATGTCGACGACGCACGCATTGTCGCCGTCGCGCTTGCCGCAGCTCGACGCCGCTGGCTGCACCGCCGTcacggtggcggccgcggcagccATGTGCTGTGCTGCTCCTCTAATGATCCCACCCTCCCTTGGATGCTGATGCTAATGCGGTCGTGGGCTCGTGGCAGTGGGTGTTATGGAGGGGGGTATTACGGGGCGGGGTTGGATGGGACGGGAGGAGATAACGATAGGATTAGGTAGGAGAGGAGACGGGACGGTGGTAGCTGCTTAGCTTATGGGCGGAGAGGAgtgtgtgtgtctgtgtgtgcGGTGTGGTGGGCGTCGTGGActcgcgggcgcggcgcgcgaGACTCCTCCCGCCGCGGGTAGTTTTAACGGCAGCGCGCGTACGTGTACGCGCGGGGCCTAGCGTGCGGCCTAGTGGTGTGCTGTCACTGCTCGTCACGACCTGTACTTGGGTCGGGTGGCTGCCGCCACGCGCCCCCCCGTGCCCCCGTGGGTTGGAGCGGAAACAGTATGCGAGCCGCGCGGTTGGGTCGCTGGCTGCGTGCGGACTGGGACTCTGGGAGTGGAGGATGGCTGGTTGGTGAGTTGCGGTGGGGGAGTGGCGTGCGTGAAGAACGGGAGGCGCCCGTGGGTGGGGGGTGAACAGAACACAGAACAGGTGAGGTGACGGCAGATTGGCAAGTATAATTGGGCGATGCACATAAGATTCTGCTGCGGATAATTGGGTGGCATCACAGTTGATCAGATAATATTCTTTAATGATATggatggaagagagagagagaacgggagGAGGACAAAGATTGAATAGTTGGTGTCAGTAGGATTTCAAAGCCTGGGGGAAGTTCTTGGATGAACACGGACGGAGTTTTACATCCTCTCTGTCATGGACTCATGGTGTCCTGGAACTGTCACTGCTTTGTCAGACGTTCGCCTATAATTCACTCGACTCGAGTAGTCCAGTCTACATGTGTTTCATCTTTGTCAATTGTCATGCGTTCGTTTTTCTTTCTCGTTGCCTTTCAGAAACGTCCTAAAAACATTAAAACAATatggagggaaaagaaaaatctgtCAGTTGCATGTTATGTGGTCAATTCGATCCGACGGCTGCTAATCAACTCTTGAATTCACATCCAACGGACGAGCCAATGAGGAGGACCTAAATCCCTAGTCGGGCGATTCCTCAATCCCCATCAACTCCGCCggggcgccgcccctcccctcctcctctctgcccgtcggctgcgccgccgcaccggccgccgcctcgaccaGCGGTTGACGGCGGCCCAGGTTCGGAAACCATTCACGTACCCCGCATCGGCCgcacctcccctcgccgcctcgcgcgtCGCAACTTCGCCGCGCAAGCAGTCGACCCTGCGATCCACAAGGCTGCATCGGCCGTCAAGACCTTCGCCGTTATTTTGCTTGTCGGTGATAGTTGCTAACCTCCGTATCTGTTTTCTTAGAATTGTTCTTGCTGCTGCAAAATCGTGTGTAGAACTTGTCTCGATCAGCGGAGCAGTTTCTTCTATATACTACGATGAATTGATGAAGTGGCTGGATACTGACATGTGCAGATGCCGAAGGACAGACGTTGCTAGGTTGTGATGATTACGATTAAACTCGATGTCTAAGTAATTTTGCACTCATCTGATGATTTTAGGTCAAAACCCGAAATTTGTACTTCAGTTTAGGCAATCCCACCCACAGGGTCAACCTATTTGTGAGGTTGCTAATCCCTTCAGTAGGCACTTTATTTTTGCCCCAAGTTTGGAAAGAGTAGATCATTATATCACCATATTTAAAGTCATGCTATGAatctataatcttgcaataagtGCCCTCTGCGGCCCTGTTCTTTTTGGCTACTTTATTTGATCATGcctctaaaaatatgttttctcgAAAACTTTCTTCTACTGCATTGTTTAAACCACATTTTCTAagctatttttaagtttatttcttaaaatgtTTAGTTTATCCATATAATCAATTAGATAATCTGTGAAAACAATATGCAATGCCAAATGTAAAATTGTAACAGATCTGTGACTATAAACTCAAGAGTCCCAATCTGAATCTGTCCCCCTCAATGGAAAGATTGTGTCATGACATTGCAAAATCTTAAGCAATATACCAGTTCTTTAAACTGCCTTGGTTTTTTAGAAGTTATATTTCAGAGAGGTGCTCCTATGCATCTTCTTTCAGATTTGCACAAATGTTATGTTATTACGATTCTGCTTAAGTCATAATACTTCTGCCGCAGAAGGTTATGAGACATAAAttacatacttttttttgttccatGTTTGCTGAAccacttttttttcccttgccCAGTCTAGAGACAGTTATTCAGACATGCTTGAAGGAGGCAACTTTTCCAACCAGGAGACCTTGTACGAAGTTCTATCCGTGAGGAAAGATGCTACATATGATGAAATTCGTGCAGCATATAAGTCTGCTGTACTAAATACACATCCTGACAAAGCACAGATGGCTCTCAATCCATTGGTGTCTTCCAGTGAGCGAAATGAATTTCTCAGTGTGCAAAAGGCATGGGAAATCCTACGTTATCCCAAATCTAGAGCAGAATATGATAAGCAACTGCAATCTTCCCGACAGAACCTTGAAATTGTTGcaactgaaattgaaattgatgacatgatcGTTGAAAGTACTGCTGATTCTGTGGAGCTTTTGTATCCTTGTAGGTGTGGTGATTATTTCTCAATCACTTCACGTGAACTTGGTCAGATTGGAATTTCAGTCAGGGAGGACGGAGAGATGGAATTGCACACTTCTGATTCTGTTCCAGCATCTGTTGTTCTTGGCTGTGGCTCATGTTCTCTTAAGGCACGATTGGTTACAAATAAAACTTgatggtaattttttttgtttgcatctATCAGTATGCTTGCCAGCAAAGATCAATATAAAGATGCTACCTCCTATTCTTCGAAGAATTCGGCGTGCACATGGAACGTACATTGCTGTTTAAAAATGAAATTCTGGAAGAATGTACCTCTGATCATCCTCAATGCAGTGTGACCAATGAAATTTTGTAGTACTACATGTAAGCTCTGTTGGTTGTAGGGTTATAAATGACATTTTGACCGTTGTAATCAGCTAACTACCTTTTGTCAATTCAGGCCGCAGCGAATTAAAGGTGCTTATCTGGTGATTAATACATGTCTTTTGGTAAATCTTGACTGATTTATTGCTTGCATCAGTCAATTTGTACACCAGCACAACAGCTACATGAATGCTTACCGTTTTATTAGGTTTGAAAAGTGATGTTATTTAGCCGTCTAAACTCTATAGCCTCTTGTCTTGACAAGTGACAAGAACCCGTTGTTAGTTGCCGACTTGCCGTCCTTGCTGTAATTTATCGTTTAGTAGTATCTGTACTGCTAAGCAAGGACGGCATCCTATACAGAACAGTTGTGCCGTATTCTAATGATAAACTGATGATGAATAATCTATCACCCATCAGCATTAGTATCCAGTTGTCTGTAAAGTTATATCTGCCGTTAGCGGTAAGTCATCTGTACAAAGACGGTGGTCACATTGCTCATCTATTTTACTTGCGTTGCATTTTTGTATATATTCTGCATGTGCGTGCACTGCTTGCCATGTACGGCAAAGCATTTGCGTATTGACAAGTGCCGAAGCCAACTTACTTGATTACATCcattcgtttcaaaatataaggataTTTGGAATCTAAATTTTGTATCGTGGGAAATCTAAATTTTGTATCCCAGTATAACAAGGATTTCTGTGTTGATTCCCATAATTCCCATCGCTTCAATGATTTCAAAGCCAATCAGATGGCTAGAAAGAAAatctaagcaattcaaaattcaaaaattaacAATTGAAGTGACTTAAAATTCCTTTTGACCTTACTCTAGTATTTGCTAAACAATTTAGAAATTAGTATATTTTGGAACCGAGGGAGTTACACCTAAACTTAATTTGTACAATCCAAGTTGTCCTAAAACCTAATAAAACTGAGCAAATGAAAACTACATAAATACACTTACTGTCTTCATTAATCATTACTACTACTATACTTCAGAGGTACAGTACTAACTTGTAGATCATAAAAAGGTAGATAGTGCACTAAAAAAATCGAAGCATTTCATCTTGAGAATCGTATTCTCACTTAACAATATCCTTCACATATTCTAGAGGCAAGCCAAAAGGCAAGAGAAATTTAACTCTGCCCAATTGATCTCCCATCCCAATGCTCCTGAAAGCTACACGCCATATCTCTTGAACTAGAAGTTCTTCGCATGCAAGTTCTAGAGTGCATCTCTCCTTAGTGCTCCATGACCTCATCATCGTTGAGAAGTGAGAACCCTATGCGAGGTAGCCTTCGTCCTGCCTCGCCTCACACTTGGCATAGCAGTTTGGTGCGAGGTTGGTTTAGCGTTTGCTTTAAGAGAGCCGCGAAAACAACGGCCATGAGCGGCGCGAGCGCACGCACTCGAGCATTTCGCCGGCCACGACGAGCTCGCTTTGCCTGAGCTCGCCGTGGAAGCAACcggcaaaagagaaaaaacgaGCGTGATCTGACGCAGCCACCACAACTGCAAGCAAACACTGTTATATAGCTTGGAACTATGTGTTGATGAGTAGTACGTTGCACGGTTATTTTCTCCCCTGAATTTAGTGCTGCGTGGGGGTGTGGAGAAGAAGGCAAATTTATCCCAACGGCGACGTTTCACCGGAAAAGTGTACCCGGTTTGGTACAGGCCTGGA comes from the Oryza glaberrima chromosome 9, OglaRS2, whole genome shotgun sequence genome and includes:
- the LOC127784341 gene encoding cyclin-dependent kinase inhibitor 6 isoform X2; the encoded protein is MAAAAATVTAVQPAASSCGKRDGDNAPRKAKKGRSPPEEEVEAFLAAAESSVARRFAAKYNYDIVKDAPMDGRYEWVRVRP
- the LOC127784341 gene encoding cyclin-dependent kinase inhibitor 6 isoform X1 codes for the protein MAAAAATVTAVQPAASSCGKRDGDNACVVDMPRKAKKGRSPPEEEVEAFLAAAESSVARRFAAKYNYDIVKDAPMDGRYEWVRVRP
- the LOC127784969 gene encoding uncharacterized protein LOC127784969 — translated: MLEGGNFSNQETLYEVLSVRKDATYDEIRAAYKSAVLNTHPDKAQMALNPLVSSSERNEFLSVQKAWEILRYPKSRAEYDKQLQSSRQNLEIVATEIEIDDMIVESTADSVELLYPCRCGDYFSITSRELGQIGISVREDGEMELHTSDSVPASVVLGCGSCSLKARLVTNKT